A genomic stretch from Lysobacter ciconiae includes:
- a CDS encoding RNA methyltransferase, which translates to MTADHPHVPPDPSLAQRIRIVLVGTQHPGNIGSAARALKTMGLDRLVLVAPQRAPDVESFALAAGANDVLDRAVTFETVADAVADCRLVLGCTARSRRISLEELMPRAAAERAVAVAAQAEVALVFGRERTGLENHELQLCHAAIHIPANPDYSSLNLAAAVQVISYELRLALLASPEANSPAPAVPAERNPPASHAQMEHFFAQLAETLDAIDFHKGRSPDSAMRKLRRLFLRVDLEERELRLLRGILADASRMAMLAGRR; encoded by the coding sequence ATGACCGCCGACCATCCGCACGTCCCGCCTGATCCCTCCCTGGCACAGCGCATCCGCATCGTCCTGGTCGGGACTCAGCATCCGGGCAATATCGGCTCCGCGGCGCGGGCGTTGAAGACGATGGGCCTGGACCGTCTGGTGCTGGTTGCGCCGCAACGCGCACCGGACGTGGAATCCTTCGCGCTGGCCGCCGGCGCCAACGACGTGCTGGACAGGGCGGTCACCTTCGAGACAGTGGCCGACGCGGTGGCCGATTGCCGCCTGGTCCTGGGGTGCACCGCGCGCAGCCGCCGGATCAGCCTTGAGGAGTTGATGCCGCGGGCCGCCGCGGAGCGCGCGGTGGCCGTTGCCGCGCAGGCCGAGGTGGCGCTGGTCTTCGGGCGCGAGCGCACTGGCTTGGAGAACCACGAGCTGCAGCTTTGCCACGCCGCCATCCATATCCCGGCCAATCCGGACTACAGCTCGCTGAACCTGGCGGCCGCGGTGCAGGTCATCAGCTACGAACTGCGGCTTGCGTTGCTGGCGAGCCCTGAGGCCAATTCGCCCGCGCCAGCGGTGCCGGCCGAGCGCAATCCGCCCGCCTCGCACGCACAGATGGAGCATTTCTTCGCCCAGCTGGCCGAGACACTCGATGCCATCGACTTTCACAAGGGTCGATCGCCGGACTCGGCAATGCGCAAGCTGCGCCGGCTGTTCCTGCGCGTGGATCTGGAGGAGCGCGAGCTGCGCTTGCTGCGTGGAATCCTCGCCGATGCCAGCCGGATGGCGATGCTGGCGGGACGACGCTGA
- a CDS encoding phosphate/phosphite/phosphonate ABC transporter substrate-binding protein, whose amino-acid sequence MAATVARLRSFILAVCLLGVAGTPAWAGESHILVLGRISDDPAAHYEQLKPLLDYVVPRMADVGIREGRILMARDPQQMASYLRRERVDWVTETSGSGALLAERAGARPLLVTERDGERSYHAVFFARADSGITGIDSLQGSRIAFQRPTSTSAYFVPAGQLLRSGLKLDLLMSPLDTVGPDALGYLFARSELNIATWVHKGLVDVGVVSNLDWANPRRMPEAFRKDMVLIGRSEEFPRALELVRANLDPAVRERLRQVLVEAADDPLAAAAMHEFFGTTRFLPLDEEARRELAHLRELVQLVRSQVE is encoded by the coding sequence ATCGCAGCAACGGTCGCGCGGCTGCGCAGCTTCATCCTGGCGGTTTGCCTGCTCGGCGTTGCCGGCACGCCTGCGTGGGCCGGCGAATCCCACATTCTCGTGCTGGGCCGCATCAGCGACGATCCGGCGGCGCATTACGAGCAGCTCAAGCCGCTCCTCGATTACGTCGTGCCGCGGATGGCGGACGTGGGCATCCGCGAGGGCCGCATCCTGATGGCCCGGGATCCACAGCAGATGGCCAGCTACCTGCGCCGCGAGCGCGTCGACTGGGTCACCGAGACCTCCGGTTCCGGTGCGCTGCTTGCCGAGCGCGCCGGTGCCCGCCCGCTGCTGGTGACTGAACGCGACGGCGAACGCAGCTACCACGCCGTGTTCTTCGCGCGCGCGGACAGCGGCATCACCGGCATCGATTCCCTGCAGGGATCGCGCATCGCGTTCCAGCGACCGACCTCCACCAGTGCGTATTTCGTTCCGGCCGGCCAATTGCTGCGCAGCGGCCTCAAGCTGGACCTGCTAATGTCGCCGCTGGACACCGTCGGCCCGGATGCGCTGGGCTACCTGTTCGCGCGTTCGGAGCTGAACATCGCCACCTGGGTGCACAAGGGACTGGTCGATGTCGGCGTGGTCAGCAACCTGGACTGGGCCAACCCGCGCCGCATGCCCGAGGCGTTCAGGAAGGACATGGTGCTGATCGGCCGCAGCGAGGAGTTCCCGCGCGCGCTGGAGCTGGTGCGCGCCAACCTGGATCCCGCGGTGCGTGAGCGGCTGCGGCAGGTGCTGGTGGAGGCTGCGGACGATCCCCTGGCTGCAGCCGCGATGCACGAGTTTTTCGGCACGACCCGCTTCCTGCCGCTTGATGAGGAGGCGCGCCGCGAGCTCGCCCATCTGCGGGAGCTGGTGCAACTGGTGCGGAGCCAGGTCGAGTGA
- a CDS encoding putative bifunctional diguanylate cyclase/phosphodiesterase, whose protein sequence is MLLGALVVFMALTGLVLQRQAETQHEVERVSHSAMQEVADENLQQRGENMVEPLAELLVNPLYYHDLDSMGVLLQGALKQRWIRYVYVFDAQGRVLHDGSESIPAYGLPMDDPLAPAALAATALRTQFSDSIMDVSAPIMIGRERLGGVRIGYDLGAMRVLQERATHQLGVRLKVLAERQMLWLLVLGVALMAMGAAVLWTIQRWLVMPIRNLADAARKIESGHYDVLPLDSKRNDELGELIRAFRNMGRSVARHDRDIRKMAYTDALTGQANRLAFREALDERLLRLSGSGRQLALLFADIDDFKRVNDTLGHDVGDEVLLEVSRRIRDVVQRLGGPGAMLARFGGDEFVILVEAADPRVNVREIATTLGESLVEELGAPLALREREVFLGISIGISMYPDDALTAAMLMKNGDIAMYQAKLAGKNCARYYDNVMNSAVERHVRLETELRGAWERGELSVVYQPVIRVADDAVVGAEALLRWHHPELGEVPPAVFIDVAEKTGLIELLGPKVMTAACRDAARWPPLDGGPPPFVTVNVSARELRSSDLPRSVARSLDYSGLDPGRLLVELTETAMIGDEAHAGRVLQQLRATGVQVWLDDFGTGFSGLSHLRRVPVDGVKIDRSFVADILHDPDDLALTTAIIAMARSLGITVIAEGVENRAQYQLLRDRGCDLAQGFSLANPMSSDEFVALCNDAAAVHLPG, encoded by the coding sequence ATGTTGCTCGGCGCCCTGGTCGTCTTCATGGCGCTGACCGGTCTGGTCCTCCAGCGCCAGGCGGAAACCCAGCACGAAGTGGAGCGCGTCAGCCATTCGGCCATGCAGGAGGTGGCCGATGAGAACCTGCAGCAACGCGGCGAAAACATGGTCGAGCCGCTGGCCGAGCTGTTGGTCAATCCGCTCTATTACCACGACTTGGACAGCATGGGCGTGCTGCTCCAGGGCGCGCTGAAGCAGCGCTGGATCCGCTACGTCTATGTCTTCGATGCGCAGGGCCGCGTGCTTCACGACGGCAGCGAGTCGATCCCGGCTTACGGCCTGCCGATGGACGATCCGCTGGCACCAGCGGCGTTGGCGGCGACCGCGCTGCGAACCCAGTTCAGCGACTCGATCATGGACGTGTCCGCGCCGATCATGATTGGGCGCGAGCGCCTGGGCGGTGTCCGCATCGGCTACGACCTGGGCGCGATGCGCGTATTGCAGGAGCGCGCCACGCACCAGTTGGGCGTCAGGCTGAAGGTGTTGGCCGAGCGCCAGATGCTGTGGTTGCTGGTGCTGGGTGTGGCCCTGATGGCGATGGGTGCCGCCGTGTTGTGGACCATCCAGCGCTGGCTGGTGATGCCGATCCGCAACCTGGCCGATGCCGCGCGCAAGATCGAGTCGGGCCACTACGACGTGCTGCCATTGGACAGCAAGCGCAATGACGAACTGGGCGAGCTGATCCGCGCTTTCCGCAACATGGGCCGGAGCGTCGCGCGCCACGACCGCGACATCCGCAAGATGGCCTACACCGATGCGCTGACCGGCCAGGCCAACCGGCTGGCGTTCCGCGAGGCACTCGACGAGCGTCTGCTGCGGTTGAGCGGCAGCGGACGCCAGCTCGCCCTGCTGTTCGCCGACATCGACGACTTCAAGCGCGTCAATGACACCCTCGGCCATGACGTCGGCGACGAGGTCCTGCTGGAGGTATCGCGCCGCATCCGCGACGTGGTCCAGCGCCTGGGCGGGCCGGGCGCGATGCTGGCCCGGTTCGGCGGTGACGAGTTTGTCATCCTGGTGGAGGCGGCGGATCCGCGGGTCAACGTCCGCGAAATCGCGACCACGCTGGGCGAGTCGCTGGTCGAGGAGCTGGGCGCGCCGCTGGCACTGCGCGAGCGGGAGGTGTTCCTGGGCATCTCGATCGGCATCAGCATGTACCCCGACGACGCCCTGACCGCGGCGATGCTGATGAAAAACGGCGATATCGCCATGTACCAGGCCAAGCTGGCCGGCAAGAACTGCGCCCGTTACTACGACAACGTGATGAACAGCGCCGTGGAGCGCCACGTCCGGCTGGAAACCGAGCTGCGCGGGGCGTGGGAGCGCGGCGAGCTGAGCGTGGTGTACCAGCCGGTGATCCGGGTGGCGGACGACGCCGTGGTCGGCGCCGAAGCGCTCCTGCGCTGGCACCACCCCGAACTGGGGGAGGTGCCGCCGGCGGTCTTCATCGACGTGGCGGAAAAAACCGGCCTGATCGAATTGCTGGGACCCAAGGTCATGACCGCCGCCTGCCGGGACGCGGCGCGCTGGCCCCCGCTGGATGGCGGCCCGCCGCCGTTCGTGACGGTCAACGTCTCCGCCCGCGAGCTGCGCAGCAGTGACCTGCCGCGCAGCGTGGCGCGCAGCCTGGACTACAGCGGCCTGGATCCTGGCCGGCTGCTGGTGGAACTGACCGAGACGGCGATGATCGGCGACGAGGCCCATGCCGGCCGCGTACTGCAACAGTTGCGCGCGACCGGGGTACAGGTCTGGCTGGACGATTTCGGCACCGGCTTCTCGGGGCTCAGCCACCTGCGCCGCGTGCCCGTGGACGGGGTCAAGATCGATCGCAGCTTTGTGGCCGACATCCTGCATGACCCCGATGACCTGGCCCTCACCACGGCGATCATCGCCATGGCGCGCTCACTGGGAATCACGGTGATCGCCGAGGGCGTAGAGAACCGCGCGCAATACCAGCTGCTGCGCGATCGCGGCTGCGACCTGGCGCAGGGCTTCAGTCTCGCCAATCCCATGAGTTCGGATGAGTTCGTTGCGCTGTGCAATGACGCGGCCGCCGTACACCTGCCAGGTTGA
- a CDS encoding exopolysaccharide biosynthesis protein → MKPADSGTGAHATDGHAVGTRALLDSFTIGDPDEILPLGAMFGGLGKRSFGMLVFIAILPAFLPIPGVGGASGLLVVLLGLQLMVGLPTPWLPGFVARRGPTRETVSRFRDRISPWLARLERVSRPRAPALLERRLSNLVSGLLLVALGLLLCLPIPFTNYVFGVLLLLFALALLERDGYLMGAAWVAGTAAVVFFSLVSGQLATAVAHWIHG, encoded by the coding sequence ATGAAACCAGCGGATAGCGGCACCGGCGCACACGCGACGGACGGTCACGCCGTCGGCACCCGGGCGCTGCTGGACTCGTTCACCATCGGCGATCCCGACGAGATCCTGCCGCTTGGCGCCATGTTCGGCGGGCTGGGCAAGCGCTCGTTCGGCATGCTGGTGTTCATCGCCATCCTGCCAGCCTTCCTGCCGATCCCGGGCGTCGGCGGTGCCAGCGGCCTGCTGGTGGTGCTGCTGGGACTGCAATTGATGGTGGGTCTGCCGACCCCGTGGCTCCCCGGTTTCGTGGCCCGGCGCGGGCCGACGCGCGAGACCGTCAGCCGCTTCCGTGACCGGATCTCACCGTGGCTGGCGCGGCTGGAGCGCGTGTCGCGGCCACGGGCGCCGGCGTTGCTCGAGCGACGCCTGTCCAACCTCGTCAGTGGCCTGTTGCTGGTCGCGCTCGGACTGCTGCTGTGCCTGCCCATCCCGTTCACCAACTACGTGTTCGGGGTGCTGTTGCTGCTTTTCGCGCTGGCGTTGCTGGAGCGCGACGGCTACCTGATGGGCGCGGCTTGGGTCGCGGGAACCGCTGCGGTGGTCTTCTTCAGCCTGGTATCGGGGCAGTTGGCGACCGCGGTCGCGCACTGGATCCACGGCTGA
- a CDS encoding hemolysin family protein: MLKFGIVLVLIAFNAFFALSEMSVVTSRKARLRHMAVTSRRARKALDLAEHPDRFLSTVQVGITLIAILTGMFGGEAIGSAIGAWLALQVPFLGDYAGTIGLVMAVGLITYLSIVLGELLPKRLALLAPEKLASFVAAPMHWVSWIATPAVWLLMVSTQGMLKLMRLDQTQASNVTEEEIRLLVSESHEQGVIDADERKMMNRVLGLGDRTADSLMTPRTRITWLDAGAPLDENLETMRSSPVSRFPVLRGTDQDVIGVVEAKSLLRGLMPGVPIDLFGQMREALFVSESTHAMKLLEIFREEQQSLALVVDEYGDVTGLVTVNDVMGAVIGRVQAGMGNGSNETSDDTAGPVVQRADGSWLIDGSLHLEDLHELVSGSVPGEDEHDFHTAAGMVIAHFGRIPNVGEQFAWPGWRIEVIDLDGPRIDKLLLQSEPVQDPENDETSG, encoded by the coding sequence ATGCTGAAGTTCGGGATCGTGCTCGTGCTCATCGCGTTCAACGCATTTTTCGCGTTGTCGGAGATGTCGGTTGTCACCTCGCGCAAGGCGCGCTTGCGGCACATGGCGGTCACCAGCCGGCGCGCGCGCAAGGCGCTGGACCTGGCCGAACACCCCGACCGCTTCCTCTCCACCGTCCAGGTCGGGATCACCTTGATCGCTATCCTGACGGGTATGTTCGGCGGCGAGGCCATCGGCTCGGCCATCGGCGCCTGGCTCGCGCTGCAGGTGCCTTTCCTGGGTGACTACGCGGGCACCATCGGACTGGTGATGGCGGTGGGACTGATCACCTACCTCAGCATCGTGCTGGGCGAGCTGCTGCCCAAGCGGCTGGCCCTGCTGGCCCCGGAAAAGCTCGCCAGCTTCGTTGCCGCGCCGATGCACTGGGTGTCCTGGATCGCCACGCCGGCGGTCTGGCTGCTGATGGTGAGCACGCAAGGCATGCTCAAGCTGATGCGCCTGGACCAGACCCAGGCGTCCAACGTGACGGAAGAGGAGATCCGCCTGCTGGTCAGCGAGAGCCATGAGCAGGGCGTGATCGATGCCGACGAACGCAAGATGATGAACCGCGTGCTCGGCCTGGGCGACCGCACCGCCGACAGCCTGATGACGCCGCGCACCCGCATCACCTGGCTGGACGCGGGCGCGCCGCTGGATGAGAACCTGGAAACGATGCGCAGCTCGCCGGTGTCGCGCTTCCCGGTGCTGCGTGGCACCGACCAGGACGTGATCGGCGTGGTCGAAGCCAAATCACTGCTGCGCGGCCTGATGCCGGGCGTGCCGATCGACCTGTTCGGGCAGATGCGCGAGGCGCTGTTTGTCTCCGAATCCACCCACGCGATGAAACTGCTGGAGATCTTCCGCGAGGAGCAGCAGTCGCTGGCGCTGGTGGTGGACGAGTACGGCGACGTCACCGGGCTGGTAACCGTCAATGATGTGATGGGCGCCGTCATCGGGCGCGTCCAGGCCGGCATGGGCAACGGCAGCAACGAGACCAGCGACGACACCGCCGGACCGGTGGTGCAGCGCGCGGACGGCTCATGGCTGATCGACGGCAGCCTGCACCTGGAGGACCTGCACGAACTGGTTTCCGGGTCGGTGCCCGGCGAGGACGAGCATGACTTCCATACTGCCGCCGGAATGGTGATCGCCCACTTCGGCCGCATTCCCAACGTCGGCGAGCAGTTCGCCTGGCCGGGCTGGCGGATCGAGGTGATCGACCTGGACGGGCCGCGGATCGACAAGCTGCTGCTGCAGAGCGAGCCGGTGCAGGACCCGGAAAACGATGAAACCAGCGGATAG
- a CDS encoding DUF47 domain-containing protein, translating to MFSLQTMFGQGNQFYDLLEQSAVAAHDSTRALHEMLKGDQREPALDAFKLARQRERDASEKISQELVDSFITPIEREDIEALSSALHKINKQAEKFADRYTLAVQHLEHIDFAPRAAMLEQAASVVVKMVKQLRKIKLGPMKALNDELRSIENEADRLMLELYREIYSGDLEPLQMFLLKEFFEILEKAIDRCREAGVVAYDIVLKNS from the coding sequence ATGTTTTCCCTGCAGACGATGTTCGGCCAAGGCAACCAGTTCTACGACCTGCTGGAGCAGTCGGCGGTTGCCGCGCACGACAGCACCCGTGCGTTGCACGAGATGCTCAAGGGCGATCAGCGCGAACCCGCGCTCGATGCGTTCAAGCTGGCCCGCCAGCGCGAGCGCGACGCGTCGGAGAAGATCAGCCAGGAACTGGTCGACAGCTTCATCACCCCGATCGAGCGCGAAGACATCGAAGCGCTCAGCTCGGCGCTGCACAAGATCAACAAGCAGGCGGAGAAGTTCGCCGATCGCTACACCCTGGCTGTGCAGCACCTGGAGCACATCGACTTCGCCCCGCGCGCGGCGATGCTGGAGCAGGCCGCCAGCGTGGTGGTGAAGATGGTCAAGCAGCTGCGCAAGATCAAGCTGGGGCCGATGAAGGCGCTCAACGACGAGCTGCGCTCCATCGAGAACGAAGCCGACCGGCTGATGCTGGAGCTGTACCGCGAGATCTACTCCGGCGACTTGGAGCCGTTGCAGATGTTCCTGCTCAAGGAGTTCTTCGAGATCCTCGAGAAAGCGATCGACCGTTGCCGCGAGGCCGGCGTGGTGGCGTACGACATCGTGCTGAAGAACTCCTGA
- a CDS encoding inorganic phosphate transporter translates to MLTLVMTVVLVALVFEYINGFHDTANSIATVVATKVLSPAQAVALAASMNLIGALVGTAVAKTIASGLIDIGVVEVGAQLILCALLGGIVWNLITWWIGLPSSSSHALIGGLIGAALAAASNNFDAIIWSQPAEPIYHSAGVLWKVVVPMFSSPILGFVAGFVMMAVLFAVISGMASSGGVLARLARPRWVNGFFGKAQIVSAAGMGFAHGMNDAQKTMGIIALTLVSAQSTGVLDNLPGWLAFLHPSPGALTDGDIDLWIKIACALVMAAGTAAGGWRIIKTLGHKLVKLHPIHGFAAETSAASVILAASSLGIPVSTTHNISAAIMGVGTAKRLNAIKWTIVERMIWAWILTIPAAGGIAWLAFRGMVAMGWA, encoded by the coding sequence ATGTTGACCCTGGTCATGACGGTGGTCCTGGTCGCGCTGGTGTTCGAGTACATCAACGGCTTCCACGACACCGCCAACTCCATCGCCACCGTGGTGGCCACCAAGGTGCTGTCGCCGGCGCAGGCGGTCGCGTTGGCGGCGAGCATGAACCTCATCGGCGCGCTGGTCGGCACGGCGGTGGCCAAGACGATCGCCTCGGGGCTGATCGATATCGGCGTGGTCGAAGTGGGCGCGCAACTGATCCTGTGCGCACTGCTGGGCGGGATTGTCTGGAACCTGATCACCTGGTGGATCGGCTTGCCGTCATCCTCGTCCCACGCGCTGATCGGCGGGTTGATCGGCGCGGCGCTGGCGGCGGCGTCCAACAACTTCGACGCGATCATCTGGTCGCAGCCGGCCGAGCCGATCTATCACAGCGCCGGCGTGCTGTGGAAAGTGGTCGTGCCGATGTTCAGCTCGCCGATCCTGGGCTTCGTGGCCGGCTTCGTGATGATGGCCGTGCTGTTTGCGGTGATTTCCGGCATGGCCAGCAGTGGCGGTGTCCTGGCGCGCCTGGCACGACCGCGCTGGGTCAACGGCTTCTTCGGCAAGGCGCAGATCGTCAGCGCGGCGGGCATGGGTTTCGCGCACGGCATGAACGATGCGCAGAAGACCATGGGCATCATCGCCCTGACCCTGGTCAGCGCCCAGAGCACCGGCGTGCTGGACAACCTGCCGGGCTGGCTGGCGTTCCTGCATCCTTCCCCGGGTGCTCTGACCGACGGCGACATCGATCTGTGGATCAAGATCGCCTGTGCGCTGGTGATGGCCGCCGGCACCGCGGCGGGCGGCTGGCGGATCATCAAGACGCTGGGCCACAAGCTGGTCAAGCTGCACCCGATCCACGGATTCGCGGCCGAGACCAGCGCCGCCTCGGTGATCCTCGCCGCGTCCTCGCTGGGCATCCCGGTCTCCACCACCCACAACATCTCCGCCGCGATCATGGGCGTGGGCACCGCCAAACGTCTGAACGCAATCAAGTGGACGATCGTGGAGCGGATGATCTGGGCCTGGATCCTGACCATTCCGGCCGCCGGCGGCATCGCCTGGCTGGCGTTCCGCGGCATGGTCGCCATGGGCTGGGCATAG
- a CDS encoding type III secretion system chaperone family protein, whose product MHTFKSIRQHLTGAGFNVVLQDEGVASIELSLEQGSRHQTIFLSELHDEDGRPYLRVSSAVAQADGIDAARALNFNWQSRVGYLAIGEMGGDPYLQLCENRPFEGLDGAEVHRLVLDIGGTSDRMERVLSGERDVL is encoded by the coding sequence ATGCACACCTTCAAGTCGATCCGCCAGCACCTCACCGGTGCCGGGTTCAATGTCGTCCTGCAGGACGAAGGCGTTGCCAGTATCGAGCTGTCGCTGGAACAGGGCAGCCGCCACCAGACGATCTTCCTGTCCGAACTGCACGACGAGGACGGACGTCCCTACCTGCGGGTAAGCAGCGCCGTCGCGCAGGCCGATGGCATCGATGCCGCGCGCGCGCTCAACTTCAACTGGCAGAGCCGGGTCGGCTATCTGGCGATCGGCGAGATGGGTGGCGATCCCTACCTGCAACTGTGCGAGAACCGCCCGTTTGAAGGCCTGGATGGCGCCGAAGTCCACCGTCTGGTGCTGGACATCGGCGGCACCAGCGATCGCATGGAACGGGTGCTCTCGGGCGAGCGCGACGTGCTCTAG
- a CDS encoding MGMT family protein — translation MENPANVRVIAAIRAIPAGQVAGYGEVARRAGLPGRARMVARLLATNDDPCLPWHRVVRADGRIAFAPGSASYLEQCARLRSEGVKVEAGRVRGLRPAPTVDQQLWGDHG, via the coding sequence ATGGAAAACCCGGCCAACGTCCGCGTTATCGCGGCGATCCGCGCCATCCCTGCAGGCCAGGTGGCCGGCTACGGCGAAGTCGCCCGCCGCGCCGGCCTGCCGGGGCGCGCGCGCATGGTGGCGCGACTGCTGGCCACCAACGACGATCCCTGCCTTCCCTGGCACCGCGTGGTCCGCGCCGATGGGCGCATCGCGTTTGCGCCGGGATCGGCATCGTATCTGGAGCAGTGCGCCAGGCTCAGGTCGGAGGGGGTCAAGGTCGAAGCGGGACGGGTTCGCGGCCTGCGACCGGCTCCCACGGTCGACCAGCAGCTCTGGGGTGATCACGGCTGA
- a CDS encoding rhomboid family intramembrane serine protease: protein MFSNLPPVTRALLIANAVVFLLQNVLGEAALSAFMLWPIGGGEGLYPGREFLPWQLLSYGFMHGSFTHLLFNMVALLMFGAPLEHTWGERRFLTFFLVCVAGAAVCQLAVGAWTMSQGGMAYPTVGASGGVFGLLLAYGMLFPNQRVMLLIPPIPMKARTLVIVYGAIELMLGFSGYQPGVAHFAHLGGMLFGWLLIRYWRGQPPFGRRGPPRPRVVR from the coding sequence ATGTTTTCCAACCTTCCCCCCGTCACCCGCGCATTGCTGATCGCCAACGCGGTGGTGTTCCTGCTCCAGAACGTCCTCGGCGAAGCCGCCCTTTCCGCGTTCATGCTGTGGCCCATCGGCGGTGGCGAGGGCCTGTATCCGGGTCGCGAGTTCCTGCCCTGGCAGTTGCTCAGCTACGGCTTCATGCATGGCAGTTTTACCCATCTGCTGTTCAACATGGTCGCCCTGCTGATGTTCGGCGCGCCGCTGGAGCACACCTGGGGCGAGCGGCGCTTCCTGACGTTCTTCCTGGTCTGCGTGGCGGGCGCGGCGGTGTGCCAGCTGGCGGTGGGTGCATGGACGATGTCGCAGGGCGGCATGGCGTACCCGACGGTGGGCGCCTCGGGCGGGGTGTTCGGCCTGCTGCTGGCGTACGGCATGCTGTTTCCCAACCAGCGCGTCATGCTGCTGATCCCGCCGATCCCGATGAAGGCGCGGACGCTGGTGATCGTCTACGGCGCCATCGAGTTGATGCTGGGCTTCAGCGGCTACCAGCCGGGGGTGGCCCACTTCGCCCATCTGGGCGGAATGCTGTTCGGGTGGCTGCTGATCCGCTATTGGCGCGGACAGCCACCGTTTGGTCGCCGCGGCCCGCCGCGGCCGCGTGTGGTGCGCTGA